In Ignavibacteriota bacterium, the genomic window GTGAATCTCGTGCACCCCGTGCTGTTCACGGTGCCGGCCCTCGTGCTGCATCTGCTGCGCCGCCGCCTGGGCACGACACCGACCCTGGCCGTCTTCCCGTTTCTGTGGACGGCCTGGGAGTATCTGCTGCATCTTCCGGAACTGTCCTTCCCCTGGCTGCTGCTCGCAAACACACAGTGTTTCGACATCGAGAAGGTCCAGTTCATCGAGTACACCGGCGCCTTCGGCGCGTCGTTCTGGATCGTGTCTGTCAACGTGCTGCTGACGCTCGCGGCGCGGACCCTTCTCGAAGGCGGTGCGGCCGCGTGGCGCCGCGCGGTACGCCCGCTCGCCGCCGCGGCGATGCTCCTTGCCGCGCCCGAGATCCACGGACGCATCGTGCTTGCGGAACCGGTCGGCGGATCCGCCCTGCGTGTCGCTATCGCGCAGCCCAACATGGATCCGTACGAAAAGTGGGGCGCGGGCGAATCGGCGGCGGACAAACTGGCCAACCTGATGCGGCTCTACGACTCCAGCGTCACGTTCGCCCGGCCGGATCTGGTGCTCTTTCCCGAGACGGCGATACCATTCTACATCCGTCAGCCCTCGTACAGCGCGGAATGGGCATGGCTCCGCGCGCATATCGACAGCGCGGGCGTGCCGCTGCTGACGGGATTTCCGGATCTCGCCTGGTACGAGCGCGACGCACCCGCGGGCGCGCGCAAACTGCCGGAACAGGACGTCTGGTACCAGTCGTTTAATTCCACGATGGTGCTTCTGCCGGGCGACAGCCGCGTGGGTGTGTATCACAAGTCGCGCCTCACGCCGATGAGCGAGCGCATCCCGTATCTCGACATGCTGCCGTTCCTGCAGGACGCGTTGACGTGGGGCGTCGGTATCAGCAACTGGGGACTCGGCAACGACACCACCGTGCTCGCGCTCGATAGGCGCAGGAAGGATGCGCGGATCTGGGCGATGATCTGTTACGAGACGCTGTACCCCTCGTTTGTCGCAGGATTTGTGGCCCGCGGCGCGAACGCGCTGCTGGTGGTGACCAACGACGGCTGGTTCGGAAACTCGTCCGGACCCTATCAGCTTCAGCGCTACGCCGTGCTGCGTGCGATCGAGACCCGCCGCGCGGTGGCCCGCTGCGCAAACAACGGCATTAGCTGTTTTATCGATCCGTACGGCCGCGTCTCGCAGGAAACACAGTTCGGCACACGTGGATGGATAGCCGGCCCGCTGCCCCTGCGCGCCGACACGACCGTGTTCGCGGCGCACGGCGACTGGTTCGCGCAGCTCTGTCTCGTTCTCGCCGCCGCCGCCACTCTCGCGGCGATATTTCTCCGCAGGAAAAAAGAGCAATGAATCCGAAATATGATCTCCGCAGCGACACCGTGACGCGTCCCACCTCCGCCATGCGCGAGTACATGCTGCGCGCGGACGTGGGGGACGATGTGTACGCCGAGGATCCCACTGTCAACGCGCTGCAGGAACGTGTGGCAGCGATGTTCGGCAAGGAGGCGGGCCTGTTTGTGCCCACGGGCTCCATGTCGAATCAGCTCGCCATCAAGGTGCACACGCGCCCAGGGGAGGAGATTCTCTGCGAGGCGGGTGCGCACATCTACTACTACGAGACTGGCGCGCCCGCGCTCATATCCGGTGTGCAGGTGTGGCCGCTGCAGGGGGTGAACGGCGCGCTCGACGCGGATCAGGTGGAGGAGGCGGTACGGCCGCCGGCGTACTACTATCCCCGGACGCGGCTTGTCTGTCTCGAGAACACGCACAACAAGGCGGGCGGACGTCTGCTTCCCATCGAGGGCATGGAAGCGGTCTCCGCGCGCGCACGCGGGCTGGGGCTTGCCGTGCATCTCGACGGCGCGCGGATTTGGAACGCCCATGTCGAGACCGGCGTTCCGCTCGCGCGTTACGGGGCGTTGGCCGACACCGTGTCGGTGTGTTTTTCGAAGGGACTCGGGGCGCCCGTGGGATCGATGTTGCTGGGTCCGCGCGCGCTGCTCGTCGAGGCGCACAAGCTGCGCAAGATACTCGGCGGGGGCATGCGTCAGATCGGGATTCTCGCGGCCGCGGCCGACTACGCGCTCGATCACCATCTGGCGCGGCTAGCCGACGATCATGCGCACGCGC contains:
- a CDS encoding aminotransferase class I/II-fold pyridoxal phosphate-dependent enzyme; this encodes MNPKYDLRSDTVTRPTSAMREYMLRADVGDDVYAEDPTVNALQERVAAMFGKEAGLFVPTGSMSNQLAIKVHTRPGEEILCEAGAHIYYYETGAPALISGVQVWPLQGVNGALDADQVEEAVRPPAYYYPRTRLVCLENTHNKAGGRLLPIEGMEAVSARARGLGLAVHLDGARIWNAHVETGVPLARYGALADTVSVCFSKGLGAPVGSMLLGPRALLVEAHKLRKILGGGMRQIGILAAAADYALDHHLARLADDHAHARSFAAALSSKTSFRTDPSEVETNMVMLRFPARQDAADAAAVLAAAGIATGLSDPFTVRAVFHLDISAADTADCITIVTQLFD
- the lnt gene encoding apolipoprotein N-acyltransferase — its product is MQRRKIERGDRRRLFGLAGMTGLLLAAAFPPVPTGITAFVALIPFLFLLDALAGDSAGRVFRYVYVAFLVFNAGTIWWVSGWWGQDPWLKAAGVAVNLVHPVLFTVPALVLHLLRRRLGTTPTLAVFPFLWTAWEYLLHLPELSFPWLLLANTQCFDIEKVQFIEYTGAFGASFWIVSVNVLLTLAARTLLEGGAAAWRRAVRPLAAAAMLLAAPEIHGRIVLAEPVGGSALRVAIAQPNMDPYEKWGAGESAADKLANLMRLYDSSVTFARPDLVLFPETAIPFYIRQPSYSAEWAWLRAHIDSAGVPLLTGFPDLAWYERDAPAGARKLPEQDVWYQSFNSTMVLLPGDSRVGVYHKSRLTPMSERIPYLDMLPFLQDALTWGVGISNWGLGNDTTVLALDRRRKDARIWAMICYETLYPSFVAGFVARGANALLVVTNDGWFGNSSGPYQLQRYAVLRAIETRRAVARCANNGISCFIDPYGRVSQETQFGTRGWIAGPLPLRADTTVFAAHGDWFAQLCLVLAAAATLAAIFLRRKKEQ